The Panicum virgatum strain AP13 chromosome 5K, P.virgatum_v5, whole genome shotgun sequence genome has a window encoding:
- the LOC120706108 gene encoding homeobox protein Hox-A13-like codes for MKRTRAQQPKIEDPQDAGAAASAGNCNPTKPQRRAKQPRQPKAGAAAKKPSAAAARAAAAAAAANAASAASAAPSPGPESAQTVPDACAAAGEGSRPVDWDLDAGLDAAAWWTWGVDEEKLLGWFPFVEEDFRCAGGRAGDAEVAAFDHDIWSIW; via the coding sequence ATGAAGCGGACCAGAGCGCAGCAGCCCAAGATCGAGGACCCGCAggacgcgggcgccgccgcgagcgccgGCAACTGCAACCCCACCAAGCCGCAGCGCCGGGCCAAGCAGCCGCGGCAGCCCaaggcgggcgccgccgccaagaaaccctccgcggcggcggcgcgcgccgcggctgccgccgccgccgctaatgCCGCTAGTGCCGCTtcggccgcgccgtcgcccggGCCGGAGTCAGCGCAGACCGTGCCGgacgcgtgcgccgccgccggggagggctCGCGCCCCGTGGACTGGGACCTCGACGCCGGGCTCgacgcggcggcgtggtggacgTGGGGCGTCGACGAGGAGAAGCTGCTCGGGTGGTTCCCGTTCGTCGAGGAGGACTTCCggtgcgccggcggccgcgccggcgacgccgaGGTGGCCGCGTTCGACCACGACATCTGGAGCATTTGGTGA